A DNA window from Phyllostomus discolor isolate MPI-MPIP mPhyDis1 chromosome X, mPhyDis1.pri.v3, whole genome shotgun sequence contains the following coding sequences:
- the USP26 gene encoding LOW QUALITY PROTEIN: ubiquitin carboxyl-terminal hydrolase 26 (The sequence of the model RefSeq protein was modified relative to this genomic sequence to represent the inferred CDS: inserted 1 base in 1 codon; deleted 1 base in 1 codon; substituted 1 base at 1 genomic stop codon), translated as MAALMVHGFVQIWNRKTGMSKSKEAFIETVXGKEKVRLVVIFSTGEYTTFWLGNNIKNVVFRSYEEKQNYLHLTFQNNXFLFIKRLSSRDAEELKMFLDRVRQKNTQPPTKPGRDKGVFKNTKTQKEINKKLFKEMYEKSRSGVFDIGEESRTPDLRKIALYTSEISTLTCKELVKNGWGKRKRMVSSSLEIYEKMQKENKSVRNKKFKTNPLKNRKHHEKKKMSLKELKESNKLTLGLLLKTCSTGNPYLDCTCLLQTLSEKIYLALLLEPLYSEDDPEWDRIKMTFDFYPEKLCQGLPNLGNTCYMNSVLQALFSIPSFAYDLLYQSFPWSKIPFDALSMCLSQLLVLKDIYSIKIKKKLLVSIKNAISIVAETFSDNSQNDAHEFLGHCLDQMKENMEKLNKIWKTKIESEEENSSHQASANNAVIKMLVCPVITNFEVELLRSIICEACGQVVLKAEVSNYLSINLPQGRKTYPLSIQSTLDLFFGAEELEYKCGKCNHDRSVGVHKFNRLPRVLIVHLKRYSFHRSRSLKKDGQQVIISKYLKLSSHCNESTQPPLPLDKNAHIKDFQFLNFFQKMNSDIFRSLTPSTKLTSECKDCLALHMESENESESQKCQTFGSSKEQQQNDLGKYSKLNIRESISVNSGYGTAIEQEPLVPGLVRYLEDTSISAICEDEGKPTSSPNTCLAEVHLQKVSRNPNLEKYEKTNVFATVDIVTKTTKDFYEDTKSSVSEEFSNVAGQIQQREKLRIHEQSLQEESFHSHQKPDAQWYTNNLRRPPELNLQEINVNSLGVSGFNKNLGHKDFLPKKKKKAEAKKQKRNSKMRDQYAYRLIGVVSHIGSTLHSGHYISDAFDFERQAWFTYNDMQVSSIQEALMREARLHTGYIFFYMHNEIFKELMEREDSSQPHSTKAGKKTLEEIRGT; from the exons ATGGCTGCTCTAATGGTACATGGTTTTGTCCAAATATGGAATAGGAAGACTGGGATGTCTAAGTCAAAAGAAGCATTCATTGAAACAGtgtaaggaaaggagaaagttagaCTGGTGGTT ATTTTCAGCACTGGAGAATATACAACCTTTTGGCTgggtaataatattaaaaatgtagtctTTAGATcctatgaagaaaaacaaaattatctgcATTTAACCTTCcaaaata actttttgtttattaaaagatTATCCTCCAGAGACGCTGAAGAGCTGAAGATGTTCCTGGATAGAGTCCGTCAAAAAAATACTCAACCACCCACAAAGCCTGGTAGGGATAAGGgtgtatttaaaaacacaaaaacacagaaggaaatcaacaaaaaattatttaaagagatGTATGAGAAGTCAAGAAGTGGAGTTTTTGACATAGGAGAAGAAAGTAGAACACCTGACCTTCGGAAGATAGCTTTGTATACATCAGAGATATCAACACTTACCTGTAAAGAGTTAGTAAAAAATGGatgggggaagagaaaaaggatgGTATCATCCAGTTTAGAGATATATGAGAAAATGcagaaagagaataaatctgTAAGAAACAAGAAATTTAAGACAAATCCCTTGAAGAACAGAAAACaccatgagaagaaaaaaatgtcattaaaagagttaaaagaaaGTAACAAATTAACTTTGGGACTTTTACTCAAGACCTGTTCTACTGGAAATCCTTACCTAGATTGCACTTGTCTTCTCCAGACTCTttctgagaaaatatatttggcaCTTCTATTGGAACCATTGTATAGTGAGGATGACCCAGAGTGGGACAGAATCAAGATGACCTTTGACTTCTATCCAGAGAAACTCTGTCAAGGCCTGCCCAACTTGGGAAACACCTGTTATATGAATTCAGTTTTGCAGGCTCTATTTTCAATTCCATCCTTTGCTTATGATTTACTCTATCAGAGTTTCCCATGGAGCAAAATTCCATTTGATGCTCTTAGCATGTGCCTGTCACAACTTCTTGTTCTGAAAGATATTTACAGCATAAAAATCAAGAAGAAGTTACTTGTCAGTATTAAAAATGCCATTTCAATAGTAGCAGAGACATTCTCTGACAACTCACAGAATGATGCTCATGAGTTTTTAGGTCACTGTTTAGATCAGATGAAAGAGAACatggaaaaattaaacaaaatttggAAGACTAAAATTGAATCTGAGGAAGAAAATTCATCCCACCAGGCTTCTGCTAACAATGCTGTCATCAAAATGCTTGTTTGTCCTGTCATCACCAATTTTGAGGTTGAGTTGCTGCGTTCTATTATTTGTGAAGCCTGTGGTCAGGTTGTTCTCAAGGCAGAAGTGAGTAATTACCTTTCCATCAACCTTccccaaggaagaaaaacatatccTTTGTCTATTCAATCTACTTTGGATCTTTTCTTTGGAGCAGAAGAACTTGAGTATAAATGTGGGAAGTGTAACCATGACAGATCTGTTGGAGTTCACAAATTCAATAGGCTACCCAGGGTCCTAATTGTTCATCTGAAACGCTATAGTTTTCACAGGTCTAGGTCATTAAAGAAGGATGGCCAGCAAGtcataatttctaaatatttaaagttgtcttcGCATTGCAATGAAAGTACCCAGCCACCTCTTCCCTTGGACAAGAATGCACATATTAAggatttccaatttttaaatttcttccaaaaGATGAATTCTGACATCTTTAGGTCATTGACACCTTCAACAAAGTTGACCTCAGAATGCAAGGATTGTTTGGCTCTACACATGGAGTCAGAAAATGAGTCTGAATCACAAAAGTGCCAGACTTTTGGGTCAAGCAAAGAACAGCAGCAAAATGACCTGGGAAAATATTCTAAACTTAATATAAGAGAATCCATATCGGTAAACTCAGGTTATGGCACAGCCATTGAACAAGAGCCATTAGTACCAGGATTAGTGAGGTATCTAGAAGATACCAGCATTTCTGCGATCTGTGAAGATGAAGGTAAGCCCACCAGTAGCCCAAACACATGTCTTGCAGAAGTTCACCTTCAAAAAGTATCTAGAAATCCAAACCTCGAGAAATATGAGAAAACTAATGTGTTTGCCACTGTTGATATTGTCACCAAGACTACTAAAGATTTTTATGAGGATACAAAATCCAGTGTTTCAGAAGAGTTCTCAAATGTAGCTGGACAGATCCAGCAGCGTGAAAAGTTGAGAATCCATGAACAATCCCTTCAGGAGGAATCGTTTCACAGCCATCAGAAGCCAGATGCCCAGTGGTACACAAATAATCTTAGAAGACCTCCAGAATTAAATCTCCAAGAGATCAATGTGAATTCCCTAGGCGTATCGGGTTTCAATAAAAACCTTGGACACAAAGACTTTTTacctaagaagaagaaaaaagctgaagccaagaaacaaaaaagaaattccaagatGAGAGATCAATATGCCTATCGGCTGATTGGTGTTGTCAGCCATATTGGGAGTACCCTACATTCAGGCCATTATATTAGTGATGCCTTTGACTTTGAGAGGCAGGCCTGGTTCACTTACAATGATATGCAAGTATCAAGTATCCAGGAGGCTCTGATGCGGGAGGCTAGGCTTCACACTGGATACATCTTCTTTTACATGCACAATGAGATCTTTAAAGAGCTGATGGAAAGGGAAGACAGCTCCCAGCCTCATAGCACAAAGGCAGGGAAAAAAACATTGGAAGAAATAAGAGGAACCTAG